The Desulfovibrio piger DNA segment TTGTGACGGCCCAGGATGACCTGTGCAACACCCGGATAGTGGCGCCCATGGCCGGGCGTATCGGGGTCACGGCCTTCACGGCCGGGAATTATGTGACCACCTCGTCCGGCACGCTGGTGACGCTGGTCAGGACGGATCCTGTGCGTGTGCGCTTTGGCCTGAGCGTACGCGACATGCAGGCTGTCTTCGGTTCCGAAGAGGAACTGCGCTCGCTGGGGCGTGTGCGGGTCCGGCTTGCCGACGGTACGGACTACGGGACCGACGGCCGGGTGACCATCGTGGACAACACGGCGGAGGGCAGGACGGACACGATCCAGGTCTACGCCGAGCTGGCCAATCCCCAGAGCCGTCTCGTGCCTGAGAGCACGGTGGTGGTGACCCTGTACCGGCAGACGGACAGCCTTGTGCCTGCCGTGCCCCCGTCGGCCGTGCAGCATGACGCGCAGGGAGCGTTCGTCTATGTGGTGCAGGAGGACGACCGGGTGAGCCTGCGCCGCGTGACGCTGGGGAATCTGGTGGGTGAATCCCAGACGGTCCGCTCGGGGCTGACCGCCCATGAGCGGGTCGTCACGGACGGCACGCACAAGGTGGCTGACGGGATGAAGGTGGACTATGCCCGCAAGGGCGCGGATGCCGGAGTGCGGGACTAGCATGTTTTCGCGCATCTTCATCGAACGTCCCCGCCTTGCCGCTGTGGTGAGCCTGATCCTGCTGCTGGCCGGCGGCATCTCCCTGGCCAACCTGCCGGTGGCGGAATATCCCGAGATCGCGCCCCCCACGCT contains these protein-coding regions:
- a CDS encoding efflux RND transporter periplasmic adaptor subunit: MRRSLLLSLLLFLCAVPFVRAAMPGPGMPVPAPVVEVGEVLAVQDTQSRRYTGRVVSPATVSLVPRVAGEILEVGFRDGDTVQAGQMLYRIDPVRYEAAVKNARGKVVQYKAEHAYARADLARNRSLFKKQAVSRDVLESAERTEQVAYGELLAAEADLVTAQDDLCNTRIVAPMAGRIGVTAFTAGNYVTTSSGTLVTLVRTDPVRVRFGLSVRDMQAVFGSEEELRSLGRVRVRLADGTDYGTDGRVTIVDNTAEGRTDTIQVYAELANPQSRLVPESTVVVTLYRQTDSLVPAVPPSAVQHDAQGAFVYVVQEDDRVSLRRVTLGNLVGESQTVRSGLTAHERVVTDGTHKVADGMKVDYARKGADAGVRD